In Acidovorax sp. GBBC 1281, a single window of DNA contains:
- a CDS encoding SDR family NAD(P)-dependent oxidoreductase gives MAIDFKGRVAIVTGAGGGLGRQHALALAARGAKVLVNDLGGAVDGSGAAVGAAQAVVDEIRTAGGEALANGASVTDFAAVQGMVQQAVDAWGRVDILVNNAGILRDKSFGKMDMDDFRLVVDVHLMGAAHCCKAVWAHMVAQQYGRIVMTTSSTGLYGNFGQANYGAAKLAQVGLMQTLAIEGAKHGIHVNALAPTAATRMTEGLMPEEVLAALKPEAVVPAMLVLAHESAPTRTILCAGAGTFEAAHVTLTQGVHLGIGSDVPEQLAARLAEVTDRTGEQVPQSGAAQGTNEVRLAQQR, from the coding sequence ATGGCAATCGATTTCAAGGGCCGCGTGGCCATCGTGACGGGCGCGGGCGGCGGCCTGGGCCGCCAGCATGCACTGGCGCTGGCGGCGCGCGGCGCGAAGGTGCTGGTCAACGACCTGGGCGGTGCGGTGGACGGCAGCGGCGCGGCCGTGGGTGCGGCGCAGGCCGTGGTGGACGAGATCCGCACGGCCGGCGGCGAGGCGCTGGCCAACGGCGCCTCGGTGACCGACTTCGCGGCCGTGCAGGGCATGGTGCAGCAGGCCGTCGATGCCTGGGGCCGCGTGGACATCCTGGTCAACAACGCCGGCATCCTGCGCGACAAGTCGTTCGGCAAGATGGACATGGACGATTTCCGCCTCGTGGTGGATGTGCACCTGATGGGCGCGGCCCACTGCTGCAAGGCCGTGTGGGCGCACATGGTGGCGCAGCAATACGGCCGCATCGTGATGACGACCTCGTCCACCGGCCTGTACGGCAACTTCGGCCAGGCCAACTACGGCGCCGCCAAGCTGGCCCAGGTCGGACTGATGCAGACGCTCGCCATCGAAGGGGCCAAGCACGGCATCCACGTGAACGCGCTCGCGCCCACCGCCGCCACCCGCATGACCGAGGGCCTGATGCCCGAGGAGGTGCTGGCCGCGCTCAAGCCCGAGGCCGTGGTGCCGGCCATGCTGGTGCTGGCGCACGAAAGCGCGCCCACGCGCACCATCCTGTGCGCGGGCGCCGGCACCTTCGAGGCGGCGCACGTCACGCTCACGCAGGGGGTGCATCTGGGCATCGGGTCCGATGTGCCCGAGCAGCTCGCCGCGCGCCTGGCCGAGGTGACCGACCGCACCGGCGAACAGGTGCCGCAAAGCGGCGCGGCCCAAGGGACGAACGAGGTGCGGCTGGCCCAGCAGCGCTGA
- a CDS encoding LysR family transcriptional regulator, producing MPHRPDDDITLRKLHILRVFLEAGNLARAAESLDISAVSVHRALHSLEDALRCPLFRHEGRHLHPTEAAHHLAEVARELLCTLAEGIRSTRAVAGYSSDRIRIGSLYSLTSRTVPTLVMGMKRRMPELQTELVLGSDADLRQKLRNGAIDAALMGSSGDMPDLECEPLFEDDIHFAAPADSPYPPDEPIDLAACASERFVSLTEGFVTYQGFMETFRVAGFTPDVVMQTEDIFSLMNLVSGGVGCTLLPGRVRGVLPPNVRLIALQPRYRMRQTIALHFLRTRERDPNLLALLAVCRTAKAALS from the coding sequence ATGCCCCACCGTCCCGATGACGACATCACCCTTCGCAAGCTGCACATCCTGCGGGTCTTCCTGGAGGCCGGCAACCTCGCGCGCGCGGCGGAGAGCCTGGACATCAGCGCGGTCAGCGTGCACCGCGCCCTGCACTCGCTGGAGGACGCGCTGCGCTGCCCCCTGTTCCGCCACGAAGGCCGGCACCTGCACCCCACCGAGGCCGCACACCACCTGGCGGAGGTCGCGCGCGAGCTGTTGTGCACGCTGGCCGAGGGCATCCGCTCCACGCGGGCGGTGGCCGGGTATTCGTCCGACCGCATCCGCATCGGATCGCTCTATTCGCTGACCAGCCGCACGGTGCCCACCCTCGTGATGGGCATGAAGCGGCGCATGCCCGAACTGCAGACCGAACTGGTGCTGGGCTCGGACGCCGACCTGCGGCAAAAACTGCGCAACGGCGCCATCGACGCCGCGCTGATGGGGTCGTCCGGCGATATGCCCGACCTCGAGTGCGAGCCCCTGTTCGAGGACGACATCCACTTCGCCGCGCCGGCCGACTCGCCCTACCCGCCCGACGAGCCCATCGACCTGGCCGCCTGCGCCAGCGAGCGCTTCGTCAGCCTCACGGAAGGCTTCGTGACCTACCAGGGCTTCATGGAGACGTTCCGGGTGGCCGGCTTCACCCCCGACGTGGTGATGCAGACCGAGGACATCTTCTCGCTGATGAACCTGGTGAGCGGCGGCGTGGGCTGCACCCTGCTGCCCGGGCGGGTGCGCGGCGTGCTGCCGCCCAACGTGCGGCTCATCGCGCTGCAGCCGCGCTACCGCATGCGCCAGACCATCGCGCTGCACTTCCTGCGCACCCGCGAGCGCGACCCCAACCTCCTCGCCCTGCTGGCCGTCTGCCGCACCGCCAAGGCGGCGCTGTCCTGA
- a CDS encoding SLC13 family permease, producing MTSHWISICALASMFVIATVLPINMGVIAFVGAFLVGTLVAGMNAKAIMAGFPADLFLTLVGITYLFALAQNNGTIDWLVKLAVRAVRGRIAAIPWIMFFIAAALTGVGAVSPAAVAIIAPIALGFAAKYGINPLMMGLLVIHGAQGGGFSPISIYGGITNKIVATAGLPLNPIATMAASLAVNLAVAMALFVAMGGLKLARQRTGARNTPFDLPQVANGQGGAQVYGNAEGDSLAEERRTAAQTDDSLMNAAPSTPQAEGARWYQAVTVIGLLTLAVLTLFFKQDIGFVSITIGLLLTLMAPNLQKRALGQVSWPEIMLIVGVSTFVGVMDKMGTIDFVGHSVAALTSPLMAALLLCFVGAVISAFASSTAVLGSLIPLAVPFLQGGGSGDAGVGAVGFIAAMAVSSTIVDVSPFSTNGALVLANARGVNREVFFRQLMVYGAAVTLIAPVVVWLLFVVL from the coding sequence ATGACTTCCCACTGGATATCCATCTGCGCGCTCGCCAGCATGTTCGTCATCGCCACCGTGCTGCCCATCAACATGGGCGTCATCGCCTTCGTCGGGGCCTTCCTGGTCGGCACGCTCGTGGCCGGCATGAATGCCAAGGCCATCATGGCGGGCTTTCCGGCCGACCTGTTCCTGACCCTGGTGGGCATCACCTACCTGTTCGCGCTGGCGCAGAACAACGGCACGATCGACTGGCTGGTCAAGCTGGCGGTGCGCGCGGTGCGTGGGCGCATCGCGGCGATCCCGTGGATCATGTTCTTCATCGCCGCGGCGCTCACGGGCGTGGGGGCCGTCAGCCCGGCGGCGGTCGCGATCATCGCGCCCATCGCGCTGGGCTTCGCGGCCAAGTACGGCATCAACCCGCTGATGATGGGCCTGCTCGTCATCCACGGCGCGCAGGGCGGCGGCTTCTCGCCGATCAGCATCTACGGCGGCATCACCAACAAGATCGTGGCCACGGCCGGCCTGCCGCTGAACCCCATCGCCACCATGGCGGCCAGCCTCGCGGTGAACCTGGCCGTGGCCATGGCGCTGTTCGTGGCCATGGGCGGCCTGAAGCTGGCGCGCCAGCGCACCGGCGCCCGCAACACCCCGTTCGACCTGCCGCAGGTCGCCAACGGCCAGGGCGGCGCCCAGGTCTATGGCAACGCCGAGGGCGACTCCCTGGCCGAGGAACGCCGCACCGCCGCCCAGACCGACGACTCGCTCATGAACGCCGCCCCGTCCACGCCGCAAGCGGAGGGTGCGCGCTGGTACCAGGCGGTCACCGTCATCGGCCTGCTCACCCTGGCCGTGCTGACGCTGTTCTTCAAGCAGGACATCGGTTTCGTCTCCATCACCATCGGCCTGTTGCTCACGCTGATGGCGCCCAACCTGCAAAAGCGCGCGCTCGGCCAGGTGTCTTGGCCCGAGATCATGCTGATCGTGGGCGTCAGCACCTTCGTGGGCGTGATGGACAAGATGGGCACCATCGACTTCGTGGGCCACAGCGTGGCCGCGCTCACCTCGCCGCTGATGGCGGCGCTGCTGCTGTGCTTCGTCGGCGCGGTGATCTCGGCCTTCGCCTCGTCCACGGCGGTGCTGGGCTCGCTGATCCCGCTGGCCGTGCCGTTTCTACAAGGCGGCGGCTCGGGCGATGCCGGCGTGGGCGCGGTGGGGTTCATCGCGGCCATGGCCGTGTCGTCCACCATCGTCGATGTGAGCCCCTTCTCCACCAACGGCGCGCTGGTGCTGGCCAATGCGCGCGGCGTCAACCGCGAGGTGTTCTTCCGCCAGCTCATGGTGTATGGCGCCGCTGTCACACTGATCGCACCCGTGGTGGTGTGGCTGCTGTTCGTCGTGCTCTGA
- the mdcA gene encoding malonate decarboxylase subunit alpha, with translation MNPRDWNTRADRRAARLARADRALAAHGMPLAGKRVDAAAIGTLLEAVLEPGDRVCLEGNNQKQADFLADALVQVDPARVHHLHMVQSVLALPQHLDVFENGIASRLDFSFSGPQSARIARLVSAGRIEIGAIHTYLELFARYFIDLTPQVALIAAQAADAEGNLYTGPNTEDTPAIVEATAFSGGIVIAQVNEMVDGRTTTLPRVDIPAGWVSFVVQAPRPHFIEPLFTRDPAQISEIQVLMAMMAIKGIYGEYGVQRLNHGIGFDTAAIELLLPTYGESLGLKGKIARHWALNPHPALIPAIEAGWVESVHSFGSELGMEDYIRARSDVFFTGPDGSLRSNRAFCQAAGHYACDLFIGSTLQIDLDGNSSTATLGRIAGFGGAPNMGADARGRRHASPAWLKAGAQARAGRTGAAGTPRGQKLVVQMVETFREHMQPAFVERLDAWTLQEQAGMALPPIMIYGDDVTHILTEEGIANLLLCRSDEEREQAIRGVAGYTAVGLARDRRAVENLRDRGVIHRPQDLGIDPRDATRNLLAARSMRDLVRASGGLYQPPKRFRNW, from the coding sequence ATGAACCCCAGAGACTGGAACACCCGCGCGGACCGCCGCGCCGCCCGGCTCGCGCGGGCCGACCGCGCGCTGGCTGCGCACGGCATGCCGCTGGCCGGCAAACGGGTCGATGCCGCCGCCATCGGCACGCTGCTCGAAGCCGTGCTGGAGCCCGGCGACCGCGTCTGCCTCGAAGGCAACAACCAGAAGCAGGCCGACTTCCTGGCCGATGCGCTGGTGCAGGTCGATCCGGCGCGCGTGCACCACTTGCACATGGTGCAGTCGGTGCTGGCGCTGCCGCAGCACCTGGACGTGTTCGAGAACGGCATCGCCTCGCGGCTCGATTTCAGCTTCTCGGGCCCGCAGAGCGCGCGCATCGCGCGGCTGGTGTCGGCCGGGCGCATCGAGATCGGCGCCATCCACACCTACCTGGAGCTGTTCGCGCGCTACTTCATCGACCTCACGCCGCAGGTCGCGCTGATCGCCGCGCAGGCGGCCGATGCCGAGGGCAACCTCTACACCGGCCCCAACACCGAAGACACGCCCGCCATCGTGGAAGCCACGGCCTTCTCGGGCGGCATCGTGATCGCGCAGGTCAACGAGATGGTGGACGGCCGCACCACCACGCTGCCGCGCGTGGACATCCCGGCCGGCTGGGTGAGCTTCGTCGTGCAGGCCCCGCGCCCGCATTTCATCGAGCCGCTGTTCACGCGCGACCCGGCGCAGATCAGCGAGATCCAGGTGCTCATGGCCATGATGGCGATCAAGGGCATCTACGGCGAGTACGGCGTGCAGCGCCTGAACCACGGCATCGGGTTCGACACCGCCGCGATCGAACTGCTGCTGCCCACCTACGGCGAGTCGCTGGGCCTCAAGGGCAAGATCGCCCGGCACTGGGCGCTCAACCCGCACCCGGCGCTGATCCCGGCCATCGAGGCCGGCTGGGTGGAATCGGTGCACTCCTTCGGCTCCGAGCTGGGCATGGAGGACTACATCCGCGCGCGCTCGGACGTTTTCTTCACCGGGCCGGACGGCAGCCTGCGCAGCAACCGCGCCTTCTGCCAGGCCGCGGGCCACTATGCCTGCGACCTGTTCATCGGCTCCACCCTGCAGATCGACCTGGACGGCAACAGCTCCACCGCCACGCTGGGGCGCATCGCGGGCTTCGGCGGCGCGCCCAACATGGGGGCCGATGCGCGCGGGCGGCGCCATGCCAGCCCCGCCTGGCTCAAGGCCGGCGCGCAGGCGCGGGCGGGCCGCACCGGCGCGGCCGGCACGCCGCGCGGGCAAAAGCTCGTGGTGCAGATGGTGGAGACCTTCCGCGAACACATGCAGCCCGCGTTCGTGGAACGGCTGGACGCCTGGACGCTGCAGGAGCAGGCCGGCATGGCGCTGCCGCCCATCATGATCTACGGCGACGACGTGACCCACATCCTCACCGAGGAAGGCATCGCCAACCTGCTGCTGTGCCGCAGCGACGAGGAGCGCGAGCAGGCCATCCGCGGCGTGGCGGGCTACACCGCGGTGGGCCTGGCCCGCGACCGGCGCGCGGTGGAGAACCTGCGCGACCGCGGCGTGATCCACCGCCCGCAGGACCTGGGCATCGACCCGCGCGATGCCACGCGCAACCTGCTGGCCGCGCGCAGCATGCGCGACCTGGTGCGCGCGTCGGGCGGGCTGTACCAGCCGCCCAAGAGATTCCGGAACTGGTAG
- the mdcC gene encoding malonate decarboxylase acyl carrier protein — MSDIPAGLETLDFSFPGGRPTGPFAPVLVGVVGSGNLEVLLEPDSGTGCSVRVETSARGFGPIWQAVLDDFHARHALAGVRIAINDMGATPAVVGLRLDQAVAELPGARP; from the coding sequence ATGAGCGACATTCCCGCAGGGCTCGAAACCCTGGACTTTTCCTTCCCCGGCGGCCGCCCCACAGGCCCCTTCGCCCCCGTGCTGGTCGGCGTGGTGGGCTCCGGCAACCTCGAGGTGCTGCTGGAGCCCGACAGCGGCACCGGCTGCTCGGTGCGCGTGGAGACCTCCGCGCGCGGCTTCGGCCCGATCTGGCAGGCGGTGCTGGACGACTTCCATGCGCGCCACGCCTTGGCCGGCGTGCGCATCGCCATCAACGACATGGGCGCCACGCCCGCCGTGGTGGGGCTGCGGCTCGACCAGGCCGTGGCTGAACTACCGGGAGCGCGGCCATGA
- a CDS encoding biotin-independent malonate decarboxylase subunit beta, whose protein sequence is MSLSYAESSARERLAHLLDPGSFHEWLPPAERVTSPHLAQLGVPSAFDDGVAVGRATLGGRPIFVAAQEGEFMGGGVGEVHGAKLVGLLRRALRDRPTAVLLLAESGGVRLHEANAGLIAVSEVMRAVLDVRAAGIPVVVLIGGANGCFGGMGIVARCADHVVMSDMGRLAMSGPEVIEASHGVEEYDARDRALVWRTSGGKHRWLTGDCDALVEDDVAAFRAAAIAALGAARPVTPAALEAEHALLAARMAALDHLPDDAPADDATALWQALGVADAARVPELDVAAVQGLRPA, encoded by the coding sequence ATGAGTCTGAGCTACGCGGAATCCAGCGCGCGCGAGCGCCTGGCCCACCTGCTGGATCCCGGCAGCTTCCATGAATGGCTGCCGCCGGCCGAGCGCGTGACCAGCCCGCACCTGGCGCAACTGGGCGTGCCTTCGGCCTTCGACGACGGCGTGGCCGTCGGCCGCGCCACGCTGGGCGGGCGGCCCATCTTCGTGGCCGCGCAGGAGGGCGAATTCATGGGCGGCGGCGTGGGCGAGGTGCACGGCGCCAAGCTCGTGGGCCTGCTGCGGCGCGCGCTGCGCGACCGGCCCACGGCCGTGCTGCTGCTGGCCGAGTCGGGCGGCGTGCGGCTGCACGAGGCCAACGCCGGGCTGATCGCCGTCTCGGAGGTCATGCGCGCCGTGCTGGACGTGCGCGCCGCCGGCATCCCGGTGGTGGTGCTGATCGGCGGCGCCAACGGCTGCTTCGGCGGCATGGGCATCGTGGCGCGCTGCGCCGACCACGTGGTGATGAGCGACATGGGCCGCCTCGCCATGTCGGGCCCCGAGGTGATCGAGGCCTCGCACGGCGTGGAGGAATACGACGCGCGCGACCGCGCCCTGGTGTGGCGCACCAGCGGCGGCAAGCACCGCTGGCTCACGGGCGACTGCGACGCGCTGGTGGAGGACGACGTGGCCGCCTTCCGGGCCGCCGCCATCGCCGCGCTCGGGGCCGCGCGGCCCGTCACGCCGGCGGCGCTGGAGGCCGAGCACGCGCTGCTGGCCGCCCGCATGGCCGCGTTGGACCACCTGCCGGACGATGCCCCCGCCGACGACGCCACCGCGCTGTGGCAGGCCCTGGGCGTTGCCGATGCCGCCCGGGTGCCCGAGCTGGACGTGGCGGCGGTGCAGGGCCTGCGCCCGGCCTGA
- a CDS encoding biotin-independent malonate decarboxylase subunit gamma — MQWNTLAERLFGAQHGIVADGDLLSGTPTFDGQPLAVIGTTNHAPIGVRLALAQARAVLDTVAQHPGRAILLLIDTQGQQLRRRDELLGINRAMAHLGMAIDLARRHGHRVVGLVYDQALSGGFITSGLIADACYALPEAEIRVMRIPAMARVTKLPEARLTELSQSNPVFAPGVDNYVAMGGVRALWEGDLAAALREALAHTPTDDVRARDGAARGGRQLAAAVAQRVLDAA, encoded by the coding sequence ATGCAATGGAACACCCTGGCCGAAAGGCTCTTCGGCGCGCAGCACGGCATCGTGGCCGATGGCGACCTGCTCTCGGGCACGCCCACCTTCGACGGCCAGCCCCTGGCCGTGATCGGCACCACAAACCATGCGCCCATCGGCGTGCGGCTGGCGCTGGCCCAGGCCCGCGCGGTGCTGGACACCGTGGCGCAGCACCCCGGCCGCGCCATCCTGCTGCTCATCGACACGCAGGGCCAGCAACTGCGCCGACGCGACGAGCTGCTGGGCATCAACCGCGCCATGGCACACCTGGGGATGGCCATCGACCTCGCGCGCCGGCATGGCCACCGCGTGGTCGGGCTGGTCTACGACCAGGCGCTCTCGGGCGGCTTCATCACCTCGGGCCTGATCGCCGACGCCTGCTACGCGCTGCCCGAGGCCGAGATCCGCGTGATGCGCATTCCCGCCATGGCGCGCGTGACCAAGCTGCCCGAGGCCCGGCTCACGGAGCTGTCGCAGTCCAACCCCGTGTTCGCCCCCGGCGTGGACAACTACGTGGCCATGGGCGGCGTGCGCGCGCTGTGGGAAGGCGACCTGGCCGCCGCGCTGCGCGAGGCCCTGGCCCACACGCCCACCGACGACGTGCGGGCCCGGGACGGCGCCGCGCGCGGCGGCCGCCAGCTCGCCGCCGCCGTGGCGCAGCGCGTGCTGGACGCGGCCTGA
- the mdcG gene encoding malonate decarboxylase holo-[acyl-carrier-protein] synthase — MATALPLQRHQLACLSDAGWQRQLALPWDGEARECLDHWAARRFPLVVTTQPPGPDGSIALGLPAPGRWARRRLALRVAREDILYFDAFPPALLAQPLMPTGSKAAWGRLCEALQACGVAARIYGSHGWQLITGLDHLRSGSDADLCIGVAGPRQADAVAACLLAFPKAQPRLDGELLFANGAAVAWREWSAWRAGRGKAVMVKRLAGAALAQAPFWPATEPAAEPVQEPMP; from the coding sequence ATGGCCACCGCCCTGCCCCTGCAGCGCCATCAGCTCGCCTGCCTGTCCGACGCCGGCTGGCAGCGCCAGCTCGCCCTGCCCTGGGACGGCGAGGCCCGCGAATGCCTCGATCACTGGGCCGCGCGGCGCTTTCCGCTCGTGGTGACCACCCAGCCGCCCGGCCCGGACGGCAGCATCGCGCTGGGCCTGCCGGCCCCCGGCCGCTGGGCACGGCGCCGCCTGGCGCTGCGCGTGGCGCGCGAAGACATCCTTTACTTCGACGCCTTCCCCCCGGCCCTGCTGGCCCAGCCGCTGATGCCGACCGGATCGAAGGCCGCCTGGGGCCGCCTGTGCGAGGCGCTGCAGGCCTGCGGCGTGGCCGCCCGCATCTACGGCAGCCACGGCTGGCAGCTCATCACCGGGCTGGACCACCTGCGCAGCGGCTCCGACGCCGACCTGTGCATCGGCGTGGCCGGCCCCAGGCAGGCCGATGCCGTCGCCGCCTGCCTGCTCGCCTTTCCGAAGGCGCAGCCCCGGCTCGACGGGGAACTGCTGTTCGCCAACGGCGCCGCCGTGGCCTGGCGCGAGTGGAGCGCCTGGCGTGCAGGCCGCGGCAAGGCCGTGATGGTCAAGCGCCTGGCCGGCGCCGCGCTGGCGCAGGCCCCCTTCTGGCCGGCCACGGAACCGGCAGCGGAACCGGTGCAGGAACCGATGCCATGA
- the mdcB gene encoding triphosphoribosyl-dephospho-CoA synthase MdcB: MTANALRRPANAQRPGPGPAPHTIGRAATLSLYEELALSPKPGLVTLTDNGSHTDMDARTFVRSLFALRGYFVRIAALGHAGEGFPALERCGIEAEARMAAATGGVNTHRGAIFTLGLLCAAAGALARQGTPLQPAALRDALRRHWGAALAERAERTLRAPRLPGGIAAARHGLRGAAQEAALGFPVLFDTAVPALRHALARGLGVQQARVDTLFSVMAVLDDSNLAHRGGLEGLRHAQACAREFLAAGGAGRPGGLEDAHAIGRDFVARRLSPGGSADLLAAACWVVRMAPPAGSAP, encoded by the coding sequence ATGACCGCCAACGCACTGCGCCGGCCCGCCAATGCCCAGCGCCCCGGCCCAGGCCCGGCCCCGCACACCATCGGCCGCGCCGCCACGCTGTCGCTCTACGAAGAGTTGGCCCTGTCGCCCAAGCCCGGGCTGGTGACCCTTACCGACAACGGCAGCCACACCGACATGGATGCCCGCACCTTCGTGCGCAGCCTGTTCGCGCTGCGCGGCTATTTCGTGCGCATCGCTGCGCTGGGCCACGCCGGCGAGGGGTTCCCGGCGCTGGAGCGCTGCGGCATCGAGGCCGAGGCGCGAATGGCGGCGGCCACCGGCGGCGTCAACACCCACCGGGGCGCGATCTTCACGCTGGGCCTGCTGTGCGCCGCGGCGGGCGCCCTGGCGCGCCAGGGCACCCCTCTGCAGCCCGCCGCGCTGCGCGATGCGCTGCGCCGCCACTGGGGTGCGGCGCTGGCCGAGCGTGCCGAACGCACGCTACGCGCGCCGCGGCTGCCCGGCGGCATCGCCGCGGCGCGCCACGGCCTGCGCGGCGCGGCACAGGAGGCGGCGCTCGGCTTTCCCGTGCTGTTCGACACCGCCGTTCCGGCCCTGCGCCATGCGCTCGCCCGCGGACTCGGCGTTCAGCAGGCGCGCGTGGACACGCTGTTTTCCGTGATGGCCGTGCTGGACGACAGCAACCTCGCCCACCGGGGCGGCCTGGAAGGCCTGCGCCACGCCCAGGCCTGTGCGCGGGAGTTTCTGGCCGCGGGAGGCGCCGGGCGGCCCGGCGGCCTGGAGGACGCGCACGCCATCGGCCGCGATTTCGTCGCGCGGCGCCTGTCGCCCGGCGGTTCGGCCGACCTGCTGGCCGCCGCCTGCTGGGTGGTCCGCATGGCGCCGCCGGCGGGCAGCGCACCATGA
- a CDS encoding ACP S-malonyltransferase, with translation MSYALVFSGQGMQHPDMLPWLADGAPVRAVNERLGVRDWRAALQDADWAARNAHAQVLLTGLALAAWDALAPLLPPPAAVAGYSVGELAAFGAAGVFDGATALSLAQARAEAMDRCAAGHPGGLIGVSRMAPAAIDALVRDTGLAVAIRNGPDSVVLGGALAALDRAEALATAQGGHCTRLRVGVASHTPALQRAADAFRQVLEGTAFARPRTALFSNAADRIASVPQAREALAAQIARTVRWDECMDNLHARGVRCVVEVGPGQALAKMWNARYPGVPARACDEFRSAQALAAWVGSHGLS, from the coding sequence ATGAGCTACGCCCTGGTGTTTTCGGGCCAGGGCATGCAGCACCCCGACATGCTGCCCTGGCTGGCCGACGGCGCCCCGGTGCGCGCGGTGAACGAACGCCTCGGCGTGCGCGACTGGCGCGCCGCGCTGCAGGACGCCGATTGGGCCGCGCGCAATGCCCACGCCCAGGTGCTGCTGACCGGCCTGGCCCTGGCCGCATGGGACGCCCTGGCCCCGTTGCTGCCCCCACCGGCCGCCGTCGCGGGCTACAGCGTGGGCGAGCTGGCCGCCTTCGGCGCGGCCGGCGTGTTCGATGGCGCCACCGCGCTGTCGCTCGCCCAGGCGCGCGCCGAGGCCATGGACCGCTGCGCCGCCGGCCACCCCGGCGGCCTGATCGGTGTGAGCCGCATGGCACCGGCCGCCATCGACGCCCTGGTGCGCGACACCGGCCTGGCCGTGGCGATCCGCAACGGCCCGGACAGCGTGGTGCTGGGCGGCGCGCTGGCCGCGCTGGACCGCGCCGAAGCGCTGGCCACGGCCCAAGGCGGCCACTGCACGCGCCTGCGCGTGGGCGTGGCCTCGCACACGCCGGCCCTGCAACGGGCGGCCGATGCCTTTCGCCAGGTGCTGGAGGGCACGGCTTTCGCTCGCCCGCGCACGGCCCTGTTCAGCAACGCGGCCGACCGCATCGCCAGCGTGCCGCAGGCCCGCGAGGCACTGGCGGCGCAGATCGCCCGCACCGTGCGCTGGGACGAGTGCATGGACAACCTGCATGCGCGCGGCGTGCGCTGCGTGGTCGAGGTGGGCCCGGGCCAGGCGCTCGCCAAGATGTGGAACGCACGCTACCCCGGCGTGCCGGCCCGCGCCTGCGACGAGTTCCGCAGCGCGCAGGCGCTGGCCGCGTGGGTGGGCAGCCACGGCCTGTCCTGA
- a CDS encoding glutathione S-transferase family protein — MLTLHHCLSARSFRPLWMLEELNAPYALQVLPFPPRVHAREFLGENPLGTVPLLVDGETRMTESAAMCQYLCARHAPTPLQVEVGEHDFGRYLNDLHFGEATLTFPQTLVLRYRYFEPAERRSPQVADDYARWFLARLRTLEPRLAQQPYLCAGRFTAADVSVGYALLLAEHLALAAAFPPAVAAYWARLRERPAFARAMAAQEAAARAQGMPLTPSPDLRP, encoded by the coding sequence ATGCTCACGCTCCATCACTGCCTCAGCGCACGCTCTTTCCGCCCTTTGTGGATGCTGGAGGAGCTGAATGCGCCGTATGCGCTGCAGGTGCTGCCTTTCCCGCCGCGTGTGCACGCGCGCGAATTCCTCGGCGAAAACCCGCTGGGCACCGTGCCGCTGCTGGTCGACGGCGAGACCCGCATGACCGAATCCGCCGCCATGTGCCAATACCTGTGCGCGCGCCATGCACCCACTCCCCTGCAGGTCGAGGTGGGCGAGCACGATTTCGGCCGCTATCTCAACGACCTGCATTTCGGCGAAGCCACGCTCACCTTCCCGCAGACCCTGGTGCTGCGCTACCGGTATTTCGAGCCGGCAGAACGCCGCAGCCCCCAGGTGGCCGACGACTACGCCCGCTGGTTCCTGGCGCGGCTGCGCACGCTGGAACCTCGGCTGGCACAGCAGCCCTACTTGTGCGCCGGGCGCTTCACGGCGGCGGATGTGTCGGTGGGCTATGCGCTGCTGCTGGCCGAACACCTGGCGCTGGCCGCCGCGTTCCCGCCCGCCGTGGCGGCCTATTGGGCCCGCCTGCGCGAGCGGCCCGCATTCGCCCGGGCCATGGCGGCGCAGGAGGCGGCGGCACGCGCGCAAGGGATGCCGCTCACGCCATCGCCCGACTTGCGGCCCTGA
- a CDS encoding DUF427 domain-containing protein → MKAIWNGVTVAESDDTVLVEGNHYFPESALKPEYFTFSNHKTMCPWKGQATYRSLLVNGELNPDAVWTYADPKPEAESIRGRFAFWKGVKVGA, encoded by the coding sequence ATGAAAGCCATCTGGAACGGCGTGACCGTCGCCGAGAGCGACGACACCGTGCTGGTCGAGGGAAACCACTACTTCCCCGAAAGCGCGCTGAAGCCGGAATACTTCACCTTCAGCAACCACAAGACCATGTGCCCCTGGAAGGGCCAGGCCACCTACCGGTCGCTGCTGGTCAACGGCGAACTCAACCCCGACGCCGTATGGACCTATGCCGACCCCAAGCCCGAAGCCGAGTCGATCCGCGGCCGCTTCGCGTTCTGGAAAGGCGTCAAGGTCGGCGCCTGA